The genomic region CTGCTGCTGGCTTTGAAACGTGACCCCGAAGTGGAGGCACTGGCCGTGGCGCCCGGCAACGCCGGCACCGCGGCGATCGCCGACCAGTACGACGTCGACATCACCTCCGGTGAGGAGGTGGCCAAGCTCGCCAAGCGGATCAACGCCGACCTCGTCGTCATCGGCCCCGAGGTCCCGCTGGTGCTCGGCGTCGCCGACGCCCTGCGCGCCGCGGGCATCGCCTGCTTCGGTCCGTCCAAGGACGCCGCCCGCATCGAGGGTTCCAAGGCGTTCGCCAAGGACGTGATGACCGCGGCCGGGGTGCGCACCGCGCGCAGCGAGGTCGTCGACAACCCCGCCCACCTCGACGCCGCGCTCGACCGGTTCGGTCCACCGGCCGGCGAGCAGGCCTGGGTGGTCAAGGACGACGGCCTGGCCGCCGGCAAGGGCGTCGTCGTCACCGCCGACCGCGAGGCCGCCCGCGCCCACGCCGCCGGCCTCCTCGAGTCCGGCCACCCGGTGCTGCTCGAGTCGTTCCTCGACGGCCCCGAGGTGTCCCTGTTCTCCATCGTCGACGGCGAGACCGTCCTGCCGCTGCTGCCGGCCCAGGACTTCAAACGCGTCGGCGACAACGACAGCGGACCCAACACCGGCGGCATGGGCGCCTACGCCCCGCTGCCGTGGCTGCCCGAGTCCGTCGTCACCCAGATCGTCGAGGAGATCGTCAAACCCGTCGCCGCCGAACTCGTCAAACGCGGCAGCTCGTTCACCGGCCTGCTCTACGCCGGGCTGGCCATCACCTCGAAGGGCCCCGCGGTCGTCGAGTTCAACTGCCGCTTCGGCGATCCGGAGACGCAGTCGGTGCTGGCGCTGCTGGACACCCCGCTGGGCCAGCTGCTCTACGCCGCCGCCATCGGCGACCTCGACGGGGAACCGCCGCTGCGCTGGCGGGACGGCTCCGCGGTGACCGTCGTGCTGGCCGCCGAGAACTATCCGGGCCGGCCCCGCCTCGGCGACGTCATCACCGGGTCCGAGGCCGAAGGGGTCCTGCACGCCGGCACCGCCCGCCGCGACGACGGCGCGATCGTCTCCTCCGGCGGCCGTGTGCTCTCGATCGTCGGCACCGGGCCCGACCTGGCCGCCGCCCGTGAGGACGCCTACCGCATCCTCAAGACGATCAAGCTGCCCGGCAGCCACTACCGCAGCGACATCGCGCTGGCCGCGGCCGAGGGCCGGATCAGCGTCTAGGCCGTCAGCAGCGGCGCGATCCACGCCAGCTCGGCGGGCAACTGCGCGCTCCAGAACGCGCCGTTGTGCCCGCCGGGCGAGAAGCCGCCCGCGGGCGGATTGGGCAGCTGCGCGATGAACTGCTTGGTCGCCGAGTAGAACGGATCGCTTGTCCCGCAGTCGATCCGTATCGGGATCGACGCCAGCGCGGGCAGCCCCCACACGCTGTTGGCCGCGTAGTCCTCGGCGTCGTCGAACGCCCCCGGCGCGGCCGCACCCGGCGACGTCCACAGCGCCGGGCTGACCGCGCAGATCGCCGCGGTGCGCGCCGGGCCGAGCCGAGCGCCCAGCAGCAGCGCCCCGTAGCCGCCCATCGACCAGCCCAGGAACGCCACCCGCGAGGTGTCCAGCCCCTGCGACGCCAGCATCGGGATCAGCTCGTCGAGCACCATCGCACCCGAGTCCTCACCGGAGGCCCGCCGGTGCCAGTAGCCGCCGCCACCGTCCACCGCCACCACCGCGAACGGCGGCAGCCCCGCCGCCACCGCCTGCGCCAGGCCCTGCTCCACCCCGCCGGCCATCACCCCCGCGGCGTCCTGCCCCTTGCCGTGCAGCGCGATGACCGGGCGCAGCGGCCCCGTCTGGCCGGGCGGACGCGCGATCGCCCAGCGCGTCGTCACACCGCCGCGCGCCGCGGAGACGAACGAGCCCTCGACGTAGGTGGGGGCGGGTTCGGCCGTGCCCGCCGGCGCCCATCGCAGCGCCGCCGCACCGGCGAGCGCTCCGGCACCCAGGCGCAGCAGATGACGGCGACTCAGCTCGGGCATGGCGGCCATCATGCCAAAACCGGCCCCTGATTAGCCGAAACCCCGATCTGAGACGAGATCGGCTGGCAGCATGCTAGTCGTGACGGCAGCGGTCACTCCCAAGGGGGAACGCCGGCGGTACGCGCTGGTCAGCGCGGCTGCCGATCTCCTGTGCGAAGGCGGCTTCGACGCGGTGCGACACCGCGCCGTGGCTCGTCGTGCCGGGCTGCCGCTGGCGTCGACGACCTACTACTTCTCGTCGCTGGACGATCTGATCGCCCGCGCGGTCGAGCACGTCGGCGAGCGGGAGGCCGAACAGCTGCGGGCCCGGGTCGCGATGTTGTCCCGCCGTCGCCGCGGCGCCGAGTCCACCGCCGACATCCTCGTCGACCTGCTGGTCGAGGAGGCGGCCGGCCAGCGCGCCAGCGAGCAGCTGATCTCCCGCTACGAGCGCTACATCGCCTGCGCCCGCCACCCCATGCTGCGCGACATCCAGCGCCGGATCCTGCGCCAGCGCACCGAGGCCGTCATCGAGGTCGTCGAACGGTCGGGCCGGGCGGTGCGCCCCGAGTACGTCAACGCGTTGGTCAACGCCGTCGACGGCGCGGTGGTGGCGGCCCTGGTCTCCGACGGTGCCGGCCCCCGTGCGTCCGCCCGCGCGACGCTGATCGACGTGATAGACGTGTTGGCACCGATCGACGAGAGAGTGGCGCAGGTGTAGGGCGAAAGGGATAGATGGGCACACCGGAGGACAAGCAACCCGAACTTCGGCGTGTCATGGGTCCCGGCCTGCTGCTGCTGTTCATCGTCGGCGACATCCTCGGTACCGGCGTCTACGCGCTGACCGGCAAGGTCGCCGGTGAGGTCGGCGGCGCGGCGTGGCTGCCGTTCCTGCTGGCGTTCGGCATCGCGACCGTCACCGCGTTCTCCTACCTGGAACTGGTCACCAAATACCCGCAGGCCGCGGGCGCAGCGCTCTACGCGCACAAGGCATTCGGGATCCAGTTCGTCACCTTCCTGGTCGCGTTCGTGGTGATGTGCTCGGGCATCACCTCGGCGGCGACGGCGTCGCAGGCGTTCGCGTCCAACCTGATCAAGGGTTTCGGACTGGACTGGGGCCGGATCGGCGTCGCGGTGATCGCGCTGACGTTCATGGCGGTGCTGGCCGCGATCAACCTGCGCGGGATCAGCGAGAGCGTCAAGCTCAACGTCGGGCTGACCGTCATCGAGATCTCCGGGCTGCTGCTGGTCATCTTCGTCGGGCTGTGGGCGTTCACCCAGGGCAGCGACGCCGACTTCTCACGCGTCGTGATGTTCGAAACCGAATCGGAGCGAGGCGCGTTCGTCGCCGTCACCGCGGCCACCTCGCTGGCGTTCTTCGCGATGGTCGGCTTCGAGGACTCGGTCAACATGGCCGAGGAGACCAAGGACCCGGTGCGAATCTTCCCGAAGGTGCTGCTGACCGGGCTGAGCATCGCCGGCGTGGTCTACATCCTGGTGTCGATCATCGCGGTGGCGCTGGTGCCGATCGGGGAGCTGCAGGCCAGCAGCACCCCGCTGGTGACCGTCGTCGAGAAGGCCGCGCCCGGGCTGCCGATCGACGAGATCTTCCCGTTCATCACGATGTTCGCGGTGTCCAACACCGCGCTGATCAACATGCTGATGGCCAGCCGGCTGATCTACGGAATGGCCCGCCAGCATGTGCTGCCGCCGGCGCTGGGCCGGGTGCACCGCACCCGCCACACCCCGTGGGTGGCGATCCTGTTCACCACGGTCATCGCGTTCGGCCTGATCCTCTACGTCGGCGCCTTCGCCAGCGAGGACGCGGTGTCGGTGCTCGGCGGCACCACCTCGCTGCTGCTGCTGGCGGTGTTCGCGATGGTCAACGTCGCCGTGCTGGTGCTGCGCCGCGACATGAAGGGGATCGGCGCGCACTTCACGACGCCGACGGCGCTGCCGATCATCGGGTTCATCGCGTCGCTGTACCTGGTCACCCCGCTGGCCGGCCGGCCCGCATCGCACTACCTGGTCGCGGGCCTGCTGTTGGTGATCGGGGTGGTGCTGTTCGCGATCACCATGTCCATCAACAGAAGACTCGGCATCACCGAGACCAGTATGGACCCGGTCAAACTGTCCGAGGAGCCGGACTAATCACCGTGCGTCCGTGAGGGTTTCGCGGCGCGCCCGGGTGGCAGGCTGGGGGTGATGAGGTAGCCCGTCGCGTGGTCGCCGTAGACGGTGACGTCGTGCGGGCGGTGATGCCAGAACAGGGCGACGTAGGCGCACAGCACGGCGTCGACGGGATCCTCCTCACGGCGGAGCTCACTGGGCCGGGTCGCTGCCCGCACCCGCTGGTGCAGGGCCGCCCACGCGTCGTCGAGGCGCAGCGCGGGGGTGGCGTGTTCCAGGCCCTCGATCAACGTGATCAGCCGCAGCAGCGCGGTCCTGCGGTCGGCGAACGCGCCGCGCTTGTACTTCAGCGTCTTGTCCAGGCCGAACAGCACCACGGTCGCCGGGTGCGGGTACACCTCGGCGGCACGCCGTCGCGACGCCGAGGACGGATCGATGTCCAGATCCAGCGCGCGGGCCAACCGGGCGGCGCGCGGATCGGCGAGCTCGGGCTTGTCGGCGAACGCGGGCCGGGCGCCGGCGTGGAACCGCGCGAACACCCGGTTGAACTCCCGCTCCGCGGGCCGGTGGCCGGTGCGGTTGGGCACGATCAGTGGGGCGTCGATGGCGACCAGGCAGTCACCGGCGGTGAACGGCGCCAGCGCGGCGAGGATGCTCGCGTCGTCGCCGGCGGTGCCGAGGTGCCGCAGCCGCCCGTCGGCATCGAGCACCGCAACCCCGGTCGGGTTGCGCTCACCCCAGGCCAGATCCAGCCCAACGAAGTGCATCGCACCACTGTGCCCGACGCGGGTCGTAAGCTGAACGGCTGTGACGATCCCCAACGTGCTGGCCAATCGCTACGCCAGCGAGGACATGGTGGCCATCTGGTCGCCGGAGGCCAAGGTCGTCGCGGAGCGTCGGCTCTGGCTGGCGGTGCTGCGGGCGCAGGCGGAGCTCGGCGTGGATGTTCCCGCGTCGGTGATCGAGGACTACGAGCGGGTGCTGGAGGAGGTCGACCTCGAGTCGATCGCCGCGCGTGAGCGGGTGACCCGCCACGACGTCAAGGCGCGCATCGAGGAGTTCAACGCCCTGGCCGGCCACGAGCACGTGCACAAGGGCATGACCAGCCGCGACCTCACCGAGAACGTCGAGCAGATGCAGATCCGCCGCTCACTGGAGCTGGTGCACGCCCACGGGGTGGCGGTGGTGGCGCGGCTGGCCGAGCGGGCCGTGCTGTACCGCGACCTGGTGATGGCCGGGCGCTCGCACAACGTCGCCGCGCAGGCCACCACGCTGGGCAAGCGGTTCGCCTCGGCGGCCGAGGAGATGCTGGTCGCGCTGCAGCGGCTGCGCGAGCTCATCGACCGCTACCCGCTGCGCGGTATCAAGGGGCCGATGGGCACCGCCCAGGACATGCTCGACCTGTTCGGCGGCGACGCCGCCAAGCTGGCCGAGCTGGAGCGCCGGGTCGCCGAATTCCTGGGCTTCACAGAGCTTTTCACCAGCGTCGGGCAGGTGTATCCGCGGTCGCTGGACTACGACGTCATCTCGGCGTTGGTGCAGGTGGGCGCGGGCCCGTCGTCGCTGGCGCACACCATCCGGCTGATGGCCGGCCACGAACTGGTCACCGAGGGCTTCGCGCCCGGCCAGGTCGGCTCGTCGGCGATGCCGCACAAGATGAACACCCGGTCCTGCGAACGGGTCAACGGCCTGCAGGTGGTGCTACGCGGCTACGCCTCGATGGCCGCGGAGCTGGCAGGCGCGCAGTGGAACGAGGGCGACGTGTTCTGCTCGGTGGTGCGCCGGGTGGCGTTGCCCGACGCGTTCTTCGCCATCGACGGGCAGACCGAGACGTTCCTGACGGTGCTCGACGAGTTCGGCGCCTACCCCGCGGTGATCCAGCGTGAACTGGACCGCTACCTGCCGTTCCTGGCCACCACGCGGATCCTGATCGCCGCGGTGCGCGCCGGGGTCGGCCGCGAGACCGCTCACGAGGTGATCAAGGAGCACGCCGTCGCGGTGGCGCTGGCGATGCGCGAGAAGGGTCAGGAGCCCGACCTGCTCGACCGGCTGGCCGCCGACCCGCGGCTGCCGCTGGACCGGCCCGCGCTGGACGCGGCGCTGGAGGACAAACAGGCGTTCACCGGCGCGGCCGGCGACCAGGTGGACCGTGTGGTGGCCGCCGTCGACCAGCTGGTCGCCCGCTATCCCGAAGCCGCCAAGTACACCTCGGGTGCCATCTTGTGAGTCTGGCCGGCGTCGACCTCACCGACCTGGACAACTTCGCGAACGGATTCCCGCACGAGCTGTTCGCGCGGCACCGGCGCGAGGCGCCGGTGTACTGGCACGAACCGACCGAGCACACCCCCGACGGCGAGGGGTTCTGGTCGGTGGCCACCTACGCCGAAACCCTTGCGGTGTTTCGTGATCCGCAGACCTTCTCGTCGGTGACCGGCGGCTCGCGGCCGTACGGCGGCACGCTGCTGCAGGACCTGTCGATCGCGGGTCAGGTGCTCAACATGATGGACGACCCGCGGCACGCCGAGATCCGGCGGCTGGTCAGCTCCGGGTTGACACCGCGGATGATCCGTCGGGTCGAGGACGACCTGCGGGCGCGGACCCACCGCCTGCTGGACGCGGTCGAACCCGGTGAACCGTTCGACTTCCTGGTCGACGTGGCCGCCGAACTGCCGATGCAGATGATCTGCATCCTGCTGGGAGTGCCGGAGTCCGAACGGCACTGGCTGTTCGAGGCGATCGAGCCGCAGTTCGACTTCGGCGGGTCGCGCAAGGCGTCGTTGAAACAGCTGACGCCAGAAGAGGCCGGCTCGCGGATGTACTCCTACGGGATGGAACTGATCGCCGCGAAACGGGCGAACCCGACCGACGACATGCTGTCGGTGGTGGCCAACGCCTCGGATGCCGCGCTGTCGGATCTCGAGTTGTACCTGTTCTTTTCGCTGTTGTTCAGCGCGGGGGCCGAGACCACCCGCAACGCCGTGGCGGGCGGGTTGCTGGCGCTGATCGAGAATCCGGACCAGATGGCTTTGCTGCGTTCGGATTTCGAGTTGCTGCCGACCGCGGTCGAGGAGATGGTGCGGTGGACGTCGCCGTCACCGTCGAAGCGGCGCACCGCGACCCGCGATGTCGTGCTGGGCGGCTGCGAGATCCGGGCCGGCCAGAAGGTGCAGATCTGGGAGGGCTCGGCCAACCGCGATGAGACGGCGTTCACCGACCCGGACGTCTTCGACATCACCCGGAAGCCGAACCCCCACCTGGGTTTCGGGCAGGGGGTGCACTACTGCCTGGGCGCCAACCTCGCGCGACTCGAACTGCGCGTGTTGTTCGAAGAACTGCTAACCCGGTTCTCGGTTGCGCGGCTGGCCAAGCCCGTCGAGTGGACACGCAGCAACCGCCACACCGGAATTCGGCATCTCGTCGTCGAATTGGCGCCCTGAACCTGGCCGACCTGCCGGCGGTGGCGTCGAGCCCGGTGGTGACCGCGCTACGCGTTCGGCCACTCACTGCGCCGCATGCTCGGCTGACGGAATCTGCCCCGTCGCCGCGGAGATCTCGGCGATCACCCGGTCCGGATACGCGGTGAGGTCAAGCCAGGTGAACCGCAACACCTTCCAGCCGTGCAGCGCGATGATGTTCTGCCGGTTGCGGTCGACCTGGAACGCCACGGTGTCGGTGTGGTAGGCGAAGCCGTCGGCCTCGATGGCGACCTTCGCGGCGACGAACGCGACATCGACCCTGTACCCGGCGACGGGGTGGTTGGTCTTCCAGCCGGTGAACCCGGCCTCGCGCAGGATCTTGACCAGCAGGCGCTCGGCCTCCGAGCGCGCCCCGTCGGCGGCGGCGCGCAGCAGTCGGCGCGCGGCGGGGGAGCCGTGGCGGCCCTTGTTGCGCAGTTGGGCGCGCCACAGGTCGGGCAGCGCGACCTGTCGCTGCAGCGCGCGGTCCAGCAGTTGCACGCCGTCCCGCCGGCGCACCGCGGCCTCGAGGACGGTCAGCGCCAGCGCGGTCACCCGCAGCCCGTCGCGCTCGACGATGTCGCGGGGCGGCAGGTCGCGTCGCCGCAACCGGGTGCCGGGACGGCCCCGGCCGTTGCCCGATCTCGGCACCGTCACCTCGACGGTCTTGGGCGCGAACTGCGTCGTGCCGTGCCAGTACGCCGCCGCCAGCCCGCTGGCGCAGGCCCGGCTGCCGAAGCTCCACACCGCCGCGCGGATCCGCGCCGCGTCGGTGAACGGTCTGTCGTCGGCGAAGTAGACACCCGGGCCGCAGCGACGCCAGCGGCCCGCCTGTGCCCGCCGCCGGACGGACTGCTCGCTCATGCCGATCTCGCGGGCCTGGGCGAGCGTGATGACCCCGTCATGGGCCCGCAGCAGGTCTTCCAGCACGACTCATAGGACGCATGCGGCGCCCACCCGGCTCCCCACCCCGCGATTTGGGCGTGATTTCGATCAGTCAGCGAACGAAATCACGCCCAAATCGCTACTTGACGCCGGCGGCGCGCAGCTCCAGCGCGACCAGACCGCGGATGGTGTCGTGGTCGTAGGCCCGCCAGGCCCCGACAGGATCGGGTGCGATGGTGATGAGCTTCGACAGCGGCCGGTTGGCCAGCGCGCGCAGCGCCAGCAGCTGCTGACCGGCGGGGGAGCGGGCCAGCGTGATCGCCGTGTACTTGCGGCGGGCGAACTTCAGCCGCAGGTACAGCCACGGCATCCCGACGAACAGGATCGGCGCGGCGGCCACCGCCAGCGCCAGCACCCACGCCAACCAGGACGCGGTGGTGTCGAGGTTGTGACCGGCGCCGGCGATGTCAAGCGCGGCCTCGCTGGCGGCGCGCATCGGTTTGGCCAGCGCGTCGCCGATGAACGGGACGTCG from Mycolicibacterium phlei harbors:
- a CDS encoding APC family permease, translated to MGTPEDKQPELRRVMGPGLLLLFIVGDILGTGVYALTGKVAGEVGGAAWLPFLLAFGIATVTAFSYLELVTKYPQAAGAALYAHKAFGIQFVTFLVAFVVMCSGITSAATASQAFASNLIKGFGLDWGRIGVAVIALTFMAVLAAINLRGISESVKLNVGLTVIEISGLLLVIFVGLWAFTQGSDADFSRVVMFETESERGAFVAVTAATSLAFFAMVGFEDSVNMAEETKDPVRIFPKVLLTGLSIAGVVYILVSIIAVALVPIGELQASSTPLVTVVEKAAPGLPIDEIFPFITMFAVSNTALINMLMASRLIYGMARQHVLPPALGRVHRTRHTPWVAILFTTVIAFGLILYVGAFASEDAVSVLGGTTSLLLLAVFAMVNVAVLVLRRDMKGIGAHFTTPTALPIIGFIASLYLVTPLAGRPASHYLVAGLLLVIGVVLFAITMSINRRLGITETSMDPVKLSEEPD
- the purD gene encoding phosphoribosylamine--glycine ligase, whose protein sequence is MRVLVIGSGAREHALLLALKRDPEVEALAVAPGNAGTAAIADQYDVDITSGEEVAKLAKRINADLVVIGPEVPLVLGVADALRAAGIACFGPSKDAARIEGSKAFAKDVMTAAGVRTARSEVVDNPAHLDAALDRFGPPAGEQAWVVKDDGLAAGKGVVVTADREAARAHAAGLLESGHPVLLESFLDGPEVSLFSIVDGETVLPLLPAQDFKRVGDNDSGPNTGGMGAYAPLPWLPESVVTQIVEEIVKPVAAELVKRGSSFTGLLYAGLAITSKGPAVVEFNCRFGDPETQSVLALLDTPLGQLLYAAAIGDLDGEPPLRWRDGSAVTVVLAAENYPGRPRLGDVITGSEAEGVLHAGTARRDDGAIVSSGGRVLSIVGTGPDLAAAREDAYRILKTIKLPGSHYRSDIALAAAEGRISV
- a CDS encoding TetR/AcrR family transcriptional regulator, translated to MLVVTAAVTPKGERRRYALVSAAADLLCEGGFDAVRHRAVARRAGLPLASTTYYFSSLDDLIARAVEHVGEREAEQLRARVAMLSRRRRGAESTADILVDLLVEEAAGQRASEQLISRYERYIACARHPMLRDIQRRILRQRTEAVIEVVERSGRAVRPEYVNALVNAVDGAVVAALVSDGAGPRASARATLIDVIDVLAPIDERVAQV
- a CDS encoding alpha/beta hydrolase, which produces MAAMPELSRRHLLRLGAGALAGAAALRWAPAGTAEPAPTYVEGSFVSAARGGVTTRWAIARPPGQTGPLRPVIALHGKGQDAAGVMAGGVEQGLAQAVAAGLPPFAVVAVDGGGGYWHRRASGEDSGAMVLDELIPMLASQGLDTSRVAFLGWSMGGYGALLLGARLGPARTAAICAVSPALWTSPGAAAPGAFDDAEDYAANSVWGLPALASIPIRIDCGTSDPFYSATKQFIAQLPNPPAGGFSPGGHNGAFWSAQLPAELAWIAPLLTA
- a CDS encoding cytochrome P450 codes for the protein MSLAGVDLTDLDNFANGFPHELFARHRREAPVYWHEPTEHTPDGEGFWSVATYAETLAVFRDPQTFSSVTGGSRPYGGTLLQDLSIAGQVLNMMDDPRHAEIRRLVSSGLTPRMIRRVEDDLRARTHRLLDAVEPGEPFDFLVDVAAELPMQMICILLGVPESERHWLFEAIEPQFDFGGSRKASLKQLTPEEAGSRMYSYGMELIAAKRANPTDDMLSVVANASDAALSDLELYLFFSLLFSAGAETTRNAVAGGLLALIENPDQMALLRSDFELLPTAVEEMVRWTSPSPSKRRTATRDVVLGGCEIRAGQKVQIWEGSANRDETAFTDPDVFDITRKPNPHLGFGQGVHYCLGANLARLELRVLFEELLTRFSVARLAKPVEWTRSNRHTGIRHLVVELAP
- a CDS encoding DUF429 domain-containing protein; this translates as MHFVGLDLAWGERNPTGVAVLDADGRLRHLGTAGDDASILAALAPFTAGDCLVAIDAPLIVPNRTGHRPAEREFNRVFARFHAGARPAFADKPELADPRAARLARALDLDIDPSSASRRRAAEVYPHPATVVLFGLDKTLKYKRGAFADRRTALLRLITLIEGLEHATPALRLDDAWAALHQRVRAATRPSELRREEDPVDAVLCAYVALFWHHRPHDVTVYGDHATGYLITPSLPPGRAAKPSRTHGD
- the purB gene encoding adenylosuccinate lyase, which translates into the protein MTIPNVLANRYASEDMVAIWSPEAKVVAERRLWLAVLRAQAELGVDVPASVIEDYERVLEEVDLESIAARERVTRHDVKARIEEFNALAGHEHVHKGMTSRDLTENVEQMQIRRSLELVHAHGVAVVARLAERAVLYRDLVMAGRSHNVAAQATTLGKRFASAAEEMLVALQRLRELIDRYPLRGIKGPMGTAQDMLDLFGGDAAKLAELERRVAEFLGFTELFTSVGQVYPRSLDYDVISALVQVGAGPSSLAHTIRLMAGHELVTEGFAPGQVGSSAMPHKMNTRSCERVNGLQVVLRGYASMAAELAGAQWNEGDVFCSVVRRVALPDAFFAIDGQTETFLTVLDEFGAYPAVIQRELDRYLPFLATTRILIAAVRAGVGRETAHEVIKEHAVAVALAMREKGQEPDLLDRLAADPRLPLDRPALDAALEDKQAFTGAAGDQVDRVVAAVDQLVARYPEAAKYTSGAIL
- a CDS encoding DUF559 domain-containing protein; protein product: MLEDLLRAHDGVITLAQAREIGMSEQSVRRRAQAGRWRRCGPGVYFADDRPFTDAARIRAAVWSFGSRACASGLAAAYWHGTTQFAPKTVEVTVPRSGNGRGRPGTRLRRRDLPPRDIVERDGLRVTALALTVLEAAVRRRDGVQLLDRALQRQVALPDLWRAQLRNKGRHGSPAARRLLRAAADGARSEAERLLVKILREAGFTGWKTNHPVAGYRVDVAFVAAKVAIEADGFAYHTDTVAFQVDRNRQNIIALHGWKVLRFTWLDLTAYPDRVIAEISAATGQIPSAEHAAQ